TTCTCCAAGCTGGCGGCGCTCATCCGGCGGAATCACGGTCTCGTAGAGGATCGCGCCCACGTCGGCGGGAGCGTTGCTCCAGACGAAGCGCGCCACGCGGCGGGCGAGGGTCTTGACCAATGAAGACCCGCCTTCCACCTCGACGGGCCAGGCGAAGAAGTCCGATTCGACGATGCCGTGCAAGCCGGTAGCGTTGTGAAAGCGGCGGCCGTTCAGCAGGGCGGACGGCTCGCTTTCCGCGACCTCGGCAATGTCGATGCCAAACGACGCCTGCACCACCATGCCGATGGTCATGCTCAGGTACGTGTGGCGGACGAACAGATCGTCCATCTGATCCCGCCCACGGGCAATTTCACCCAGGGACGCCATGAGCAGGTTGTGCCACAGCCGCCGCTTGACCGCGACGGTCTCGCTGTTGGCCGTGGACTGGTAGAGTTGCCGCAGGGTATCGATGTCACGTTGGTAGAGGAGGCTGTCCGGCCCGAAACGCGCCTTGATGCTCTGGCGGTCGGGTTGTGTCTGCGGCGTGGCGGCGAGGGCCTCGTCCCGCAGCCACTTGTAGAGATCAGCGCCGCTGTCAGGTGATTCGAGAATGAAGGCGTACGGGCGCGCAGTTCTGACCGCCCCCGCGCCGGGCCAACGCAATAGCCAGTGCTTGCCGTCCGTCAGGATACCCATACGCACGCCCCTGCCCTCGGTGGCAGATTGCGCAAGGTAGTCGTCGAGTTGCTGCACGTAGTCGGGATTGGGCGTGATGCCGCTCGGCCCGATACGGCGCTTGAACTCGATAAAGGTATCGAGCGCGCGCAGATCAACCGCCTGGCGGGAGCTTTGCGAAGGCGGGTTCTCTTCTTGGACGTCTTCCGTGCGCACGAGCCCGGAATTGATCAGAAAGTCACGCACGGCGCTGGTGATATTCGCCTCTTGCTCGCGGTTGTCGTGCCGCCGCAAGATGTCGGCGGCGAGGTCGCTGAACTGCGCGGAATCTGTTTCTACAGCCATAGAATTTTTCAGCCTTGGAAGGGAACAACCACTTGTGGCGACCATGAATATGTACTACTCTATCCCACGCGCGGCGTAGGGTCGAGGTAGAGGACACGCTGGCGCTCACGCCCACGTTTTCTGATGACCGACCCTTAGTCTTCTATTACATCCGCTCACGCAGAGCAACCCTGGTCGGCGCAGGTTGCAAACCTACGCTACCGATTGGGCCCGTGTGACGCAGAGCAACCCTGGTCGGCGCAGGTTGCAAACCTACGCTACCGATTGGGCCCGTGTCACGCAGGGCAACCGCCAATTGGCTTGGGCAAGTCCGCTTTGGCTCACGGACTACGTTGGCTGACGTGGCTGTGGGCTGACGAAATGGGCGGCGCGGTTTATGCTGGAGGAAGGTAGTGGTACCCGCTCAACTGGGTTAGGCGCGCAGGTCAAGTCGAGATTTATGGACAGGCTACGCTCTAGATTAAGCTCCCCTTCTGCGACGGATGTTTGGCTTCGCATGGGGATTGGACAGTGTTTGGTCGCGCTTGCGCTCGCAGTTCTCATCATCCTGTGCGCGCCTTTCGCGCCGGCGCAGGCGTCGGATGCCACTCCCCAGGAACAAGCCATAGCCAGACTCAACGAGTTGCGCGCGCATGCCAAGTCGCCTCCTGTGCAGGCTGACGCCAGTTTGCAGCAGGCGGCGGAATCCCAAGCGGCGTATTATGCCGAGAATGGTTTTACCGGGCACCACCAGGATCCCACCGGCGCCGGTTTCACGGGCGCGACGCCGACAGACCGCATCAGGGCCGCCGGTTTCACGGGAAGGTGCACCGGCGAGTCAGCCTCCTCGATTAGTGACGATCCGGTAGCGGCAGTGGACGCATTAGTGAATAGCGTCTATCACCGCACGATCATGCTGCACCCGGCGTTGACTTTTGTAGGCTATGGCCAGAGCGTGGGAGGGAGCGTGTTCAACTTTGGTGGTTGCCTCGACGACTCGCCGGACGTTGATCGACTGTACGTCTATCCCGGCGATGGGCAAGCGGACGTGCCGACGAGCTTCTTGCCGATGACGGAACGTCCAAACCCGCTGCCGGACACCGAGGGATTTGTCGGCAGTCCCATAAGTGTCGGTGTATCGCCTTGGTTGCAAGAGTCCCTGAAGATTACGAGTCTGCACATCGTCGACCAAGCAGGCGTATCATTGGCCTACCGCCGGGTTGACGACGATAGCTGGGCGTACTTCATGACCGAGCTTCCGCTTGGCGCCGGACAGACCTTCACCGTGAGCATCGCCGGGAATGCCGAGGACAGCGACGTGGGTACGTTTGCGCGCACGTGGTCGTTTTCTACGCAGTCGGCCTTCTTGCCGTATGTACTTGAGTTGCGCTTTGTGCAGGGCACGCCGCATCTTGTAACGGAATACGAAGCTGGTGATTTCGCTTGCTTCAGCCAGACGACAGGACAGACGCCCACGCTGGCCGGAGAAGTGGTCACGTTGCCTTGCTATGACGTCGTTGATGGCTCGAAGTCGTATGGCGCAGTGCCGTTTCTGGCGGAGTTCCGGCGCATTGGGGGAGTTGCGGCTCTGGGCTATCCGCTCACACGTGCCATTACCTATGAGGGCAGGCCTACGCAGTTCTTTCAGAAGGGTGTACTGCAGTGGCAACCGGCAACCCGCTCCTTTGTCTATCTCAATGTTTTCGACCAGCTTAGCGCGAAGGGCTTCGATCCGGTGCTGGCGGCCCGGTATCTAATCCCGCCGCCGGATGACACGTCCGCGGACGATGGGCTCAATTGGGACCAGGTGGCGGGCCGGCACATAGCCATCTTGTATCAAGCTCCTGCCATCGCCAGGTATGTTCAGAACACTCCCAATTGGCTCGACCGGTTCGGATTGCCAATGAGTATCCAGGACTACGGCAACGTAGTGGTGGTCCGCGCGCAACGGGCGGCCTTTCAGTGGTGGCGGGTCGATACAACTTTCGCCGCAGCGGGAGACGTAACGATTGTGAATAGTGGTGAAATCGCCAAGGCGCTGGGCGCGTTCGTGCGGTAGACTTGGCGTATTCGGCAGTTTGTAGCCATTCCCGCCCGTTAGGTACACTGAGTATAGGAATCCTTGTTGAACCTGGCGGCAGAAGAGACACTCCGCGCATGCTAATTGACTTCCATTCTCACACTTTTCTCAGTGATGGTGTCCTTTCACCTGCGGAGCTTGTGCAGCGCGCAGTTGCCGCCGGGTACCATGCGATAGCCATAACCGATCATGTGGGGTACGCAAACTACCAATACGTGTGTGAAGCCCTGCTGCGGGAGTGTGAGGTCATTAATCGGGAGATGCCCATCACGGCGCTGGCGGGAGTTGAGATCACCCATGTCGCGCCGCGGGCGCTCGGTGCGTTGGCGGAGCGCTGCAAGGCGGCAGGCGCGCAGGTGGTTGCGGTGCACGGCGAAACGATCTCGGAACCCGTACCGGCGGGCACAAACGCCGCGGCGGCGGAATGTGCGGCGGTAGATGTCTTGGCGCATCCCGGACTGTTGACTGTTGAAGAAGCCCGGGTAGGCCGGGAGCGCGGATTGGTCTACGAACTCTCGGCGCGCAAAGGGCACAGCGCCGCCAACGGACGGGTGGCGCGAGTCTGCCAAGAGGTCGGCGCCACCATGATCGTGAATAGTGACGCTCACGCGCCCGGGGACTTGCTCACCGAAGACCTGGTGGCAAAAGTTATCCTCGGAGCGGGTCTGGATCCTACTCATTTGGAAACCATTCGGCAGGAGAACCCGTCGGCATTGCTGAAGCGCTGCGGGAATTCTGTCTCATAGACGCAAGGGGAACTATGGCGAAAGAGAGCAAGACAGTAGCGAAGAAGCGGAAGGCGTCGGAAGAAGCCTCGGGGGAGACCGCCACGGCCAACGGAGACGGGCCGAAGAGGAAGAAGACGCGCTCCGCAGACCGCCGCGACAGTGACATTGACTTGATGGATGCGATGCTCCATCCGGTGGAGCTACCGGTACTGGCTATCCGCGATCAGGTGGTTTTCCCAGGGATGACGGTGCCGCTCATTGTCGCGCGCGAGCGTTCGCTGGACGCCGTTAGCAATGCGCTCGACGGCGACCGCAAGCTCTTTGTGGTGACGCAGCGTGACCCAAACATCGAAGAGGTCAATCCTGAAGACTTCTACTTCGTCGGCGTAGAGGTCACCATACGGCGTACGCTCAAGATGCCGGATGGCAGCGTAAGCATCTTGGTGGAGGGACAACGCCGACTGACGATCACCCACTTTCTCCAATTAGACCCACATATTCGCGTGCAGGCTATTGTCGTTGAGCCGCCGCCTGCGGAAGGCGAAGAGTTTAAGGCACAGATGCAGGCGATGCTCGCGCTCTTCAAGGAAGCGGTAGACCTAAGCAAGGACCTTCCGGACGAAGCGTACGTGCAGGCGATCAACACCCACGATGCCGGCGCTTTGGCAGACTTGATCGTCTATACAATCGATCTGAGTACGCCGGTGCAGCAAGAGTTGTTGGAGGAACTTGACGTACCTACACGCGTGGAAAAAGTGATCGCGCACTTACGGCGCGAATTGGAAATCCTCGCATTGCAGCGCAAGTTCGACGAGGATGCCGCGCCCACATCCACAGACGCCGAAGAACACGAGCGGTTTCTGCGTGAACAGCTCAAGCTCATTCATAAGGAGTTGGGAGAGACCGATCAGGTCAGCAGCGATATCGCCGACTTGCGGGAACGAGTGGAGGAGACACCGCTGCCGGAGGACGTGAAGGAAAAGGCGTACAAGGAGCTTGACCGGCTGGAAGCGATGCCCACCGCCAGCCCGGAAGTAAGCGTTATCCAAACCTATCTGGACTGGCTGCTGGCCTTGCCCTGGGGAGAACCAAGCCAAGATGACTTGGATATTGAGCACGCAGGAAAGGTCCTGAACGCAAACCATTACGGCCTTCCCAAAGTAAAGGAACGCATCCTCGAATACATTGCGGTGCGCAAGCTCGCCCCCGACATGCGGACGCCGATTTTGTGCTTCGTGGGGCCGCCGGGAGTAGGCAAGACCTCGCTTGGCCTCTCAATTGCGCAGGCGCTCGGCCGGAAGTTCGTGCGCATTTCTCTGGGCGGAATTCGCGATGAAGCGGAGATCCGCGGCCATCGGCGAACTTACGTGGGAGCGTTGCCGGGCCGCATTTTGCAGGCCATGCGCCAGGTAGGTACGGTAAATCCGGTTTTCATGCTGGATGAGATCGAGAAGATGGGCGCAGACTTTCGGGGAGACCCATCCGCGGCCTTGCTCGAGGTGCTCGACCCGGAGCAGAACTATGCGTTCTCCGACCACTACCTTGAGGTGCCCTACGATCTTTCCAACGTTATTTTTATAACCACGGGCAACACCGTAGATACGTTGGCGGTCGCGTTGCGCGACCGCATGGAAGTAATCGAACTCCCCGGCTATACGGAAGAAGACAAGCTGCCAATTGCTACGCGGTATATCGTACCGAAACAGCGGGCCGAACACGGCTTGAAGAAGAGCAACGTGCGGTTTACTGAAGGCGCTCTGCGCGGTATGGTGCGCCAATACACGCGTGAGGCGGGAGTGCGCAATTTGGAGCGGCAGGTGGCGACGGTCTGCCGTAAGGTGGCGCGCAAGCACGCGGAAGGCGACGATACGACAGTATCGGTAAGCATCCGGAATTTAAACTCGTACCTTGGCGCGCCGCAGTTCTTCTACGGTATGGCGGAAGAGGACGATCAGGTCGGCACGGCAACCGGTCTCGTGTGGACGGAATTTGGCGGTGACATCATCGCCGTGGAAGTAACCCTGGTGCCGGGGAAGGGCAAACTCATCCTTACCGGCAAACTGGGAGAGGTGATGAAAGAATCCGGGCGCGCGGCGCTGAGCTATGCCCGCGTGCACGCGAAGCGGCTGCACTTGCAGGACTACGATTGGGAGAAGACG
This genomic stretch from Chloroflexota bacterium harbors:
- a CDS encoding CAP domain-containing protein; this encodes MGIGQCLVALALAVLIILCAPFAPAQASDATPQEQAIARLNELRAHAKSPPVQADASLQQAAESQAAYYAENGFTGHHQDPTGAGFTGATPTDRIRAAGFTGRCTGESASSISDDPVAAVDALVNSVYHRTIMLHPALTFVGYGQSVGGSVFNFGGCLDDSPDVDRLYVYPGDGQADVPTSFLPMTERPNPLPDTEGFVGSPISVGVSPWLQESLKITSLHIVDQAGVSLAYRRVDDDSWAYFMTELPLGAGQTFTVSIAGNAEDSDVGTFARTWSFSTQSAFLPYVLELRFVQGTPHLVTEYEAGDFACFSQTTGQTPTLAGEVVTLPCYDVVDGSKSYGAVPFLAEFRRIGGVAALGYPLTRAITYEGRPTQFFQKGVLQWQPATRSFVYLNVFDQLSAKGFDPVLAARYLIPPPDDTSADDGLNWDQVAGRHIAILYQAPAIARYVQNTPNWLDRFGLPMSIQDYGNVVVVRAQRAAFQWWRVDTTFAAAGDVTIVNSGEIAKALGAFVR
- a CDS encoding histidinol phosphate phosphatase domain-containing protein is translated as MLIDFHSHTFLSDGVLSPAELVQRAVAAGYHAIAITDHVGYANYQYVCEALLRECEVINREMPITALAGVEITHVAPRALGALAERCKAAGAQVVAVHGETISEPVPAGTNAAAAECAAVDVLAHPGLLTVEEARVGRERGLVYELSARKGHSAANGRVARVCQEVGATMIVNSDAHAPGDLLTEDLVAKVILGAGLDPTHLETIRQENPSALLKRCGNSVS
- the lon gene encoding endopeptidase La gives rise to the protein MAKESKTVAKKRKASEEASGETATANGDGPKRKKTRSADRRDSDIDLMDAMLHPVELPVLAIRDQVVFPGMTVPLIVARERSLDAVSNALDGDRKLFVVTQRDPNIEEVNPEDFYFVGVEVTIRRTLKMPDGSVSILVEGQRRLTITHFLQLDPHIRVQAIVVEPPPAEGEEFKAQMQAMLALFKEAVDLSKDLPDEAYVQAINTHDAGALADLIVYTIDLSTPVQQELLEELDVPTRVEKVIAHLRRELEILALQRKFDEDAAPTSTDAEEHERFLREQLKLIHKELGETDQVSSDIADLRERVEETPLPEDVKEKAYKELDRLEAMPTASPEVSVIQTYLDWLLALPWGEPSQDDLDIEHAGKVLNANHYGLPKVKERILEYIAVRKLAPDMRTPILCFVGPPGVGKTSLGLSIAQALGRKFVRISLGGIRDEAEIRGHRRTYVGALPGRILQAMRQVGTVNPVFMLDEIEKMGADFRGDPSAALLEVLDPEQNYAFSDHYLEVPYDLSNVIFITTGNTVDTLAVALRDRMEVIELPGYTEEDKLPIATRYIVPKQRAEHGLKKSNVRFTEGALRGMVRQYTREAGVRNLERQVATVCRKVARKHAEGDDTTVSVSIRNLNSYLGAPQFFYGMAEEDDQVGTATGLVWTEFGGDIIAVEVTLVPGKGKLILTGKLGEVMKESGRAALSYARVHAKRLHLQDYDWEKTDVHIHVPAGGVPKEGPSAGITLTTALISALTERAVRRDVAMTGEMTLRGRVLPIGGLKEKVLAAHRAGIRTIVLPKENTKDLVDVPEHVRDDITFHPVENVNEVLGIALHPRKKRVKATA